In the genome of Treponema pedis, one region contains:
- the ftsY gene encoding signal recognition particle-docking protein FtsY, with the protein MSRSKNFADGLKKIFGLYNGPDEAFFERLSDTLIEGDIGAKTAMLIEDELRAICKKEKLNSEEDVLNSLYKIILPYVKSCEFIPEKDKVSIYLILGVNGVGKTTTIAKMAHYYKSKYSTPIILAAGDTFRAAAIEQLKFHGEKNNVRVVAHKNGGDPGAVIFDAGEAMAASGGGLVLADTAGRLHNKENLVRELQKIDRIAKTKAGEGCYKKILVLDSTTGQNGLRQAEVFHNAVGIDAIVLTKYDSTAKGGAAITAGKELSLPVLFAGTGEKYEDLIPFSPEDYVKEFIGKR; encoded by the coding sequence ATGAGCAGGAGTAAAAATTTTGCAGACGGTTTAAAAAAAATATTCGGATTATATAACGGGCCTGATGAAGCTTTTTTTGAACGGTTAAGCGATACGCTTATTGAAGGAGATATAGGTGCAAAAACCGCAATGCTGATTGAAGATGAGCTTCGTGCAATTTGTAAAAAAGAAAAACTTAATTCCGAAGAAGATGTTTTAAATTCTCTTTATAAAATAATTTTACCTTATGTAAAATCGTGCGAATTTATTCCGGAAAAAGATAAAGTTTCAATTTATCTTATTCTGGGGGTAAACGGTGTCGGAAAAACTACTACAATTGCAAAAATGGCTCATTATTATAAAAGTAAATATTCAACGCCTATTATATTGGCTGCAGGAGATACTTTTAGAGCCGCCGCCATTGAACAGCTTAAATTTCACGGAGAAAAAAATAATGTACGTGTTGTAGCGCATAAAAACGGGGGAGACCCCGGAGCCGTTATTTTTGATGCCGGAGAGGCAATGGCTGCCTCAGGCGGCGGATTGGTTTTAGCCGATACTGCGGGGCGGCTTCATAATAAAGAAAATTTGGTACGGGAGTTACAAAAAATTGACCGCATTGCAAAAACCAAGGCCGGCGAAGGATGTTATAAAAAAATATTAGTTCTTGATTCAACTACGGGACAAAACGGTTTACGCCAAGCTGAGGTTTTTCATAATGCTGTGGGTATAGATGCAATCGTTTTAACCAAGTACGATTCTACCGCAAAGGGAGGAGCGGCAATTACGGCGGGTAAAGAACTTTCTCTTCCTGTTTTGTTTGCAGGGACCGGCGAAAAATATGAAGATTTAATTCCTTTTTCTCCTGAAGATTATGTAAAAGAATTTATAGGAAAAAGATAA
- a CDS encoding PEGA domain-containing protein, producing the protein MSVKCIFKFILFFSFPCFLIAREAGAEKDEWVIAVSEFETESVAQSYQNYKTIIPEMFLIYLDTGAKRLVPFEEKKMRAVTSASNKRLSLIKERAKLISERDSLFLSAEDVKIKEKKEKKLNGEIEKKEKEIFYSRADIAIQENKFFQKDSVKNVVLWKQGQALYKLSGNAVSSETLAKENISALIYGTVKDISGYMVIKVKLDTGLIGMPVHEFSDAGRYEDVEQIVQALAYQIYTVIQNAKEIKVFFDVTPKEAKLYIDNKAVTDFSKPIALHAGKYTVSASAENYAEASKEIIIENQEAYTLKISLQKDGQTKIGFNLAEKTPHVFFKTQYSATVPGIITIPRVKTILEFNNGGVHTFGLFDPEKTGRNNLNGDLSPEYVQSMIVDLNKKNTKDSIELHRKILYWSLAAFYVSLPVTMILKSRLDDKIQSFKEGKFPLTQDKVNEINKFGYIQQGFQWVTVALGVNYFIQLIIYLVKADRALPRQIKPDIVTPEYKVKEKLNTNENKTEIKQDEQE; encoded by the coding sequence TTGTCTGTAAAATGTATTTTTAAGTTTATTTTATTTTTCTCATTTCCCTGTTTTTTAATTGCTCGGGAAGCCGGAGCTGAAAAAGATGAGTGGGTAATTGCGGTTTCCGAATTTGAAACGGAATCGGTTGCTCAGTCTTATCAAAATTATAAAACAATAATTCCTGAAATGTTTTTAATATATTTGGATACGGGAGCAAAACGGCTTGTTCCGTTTGAAGAAAAAAAAATGCGCGCCGTAACTTCAGCTTCGAATAAACGGCTTTCCCTTATAAAAGAAAGGGCTAAACTTATATCCGAAAGAGATTCGCTTTTTTTATCTGCGGAAGATGTAAAAATAAAAGAAAAAAAAGAAAAAAAATTAAACGGTGAAATTGAAAAAAAAGAAAAAGAAATTTTTTATTCACGTGCGGATATCGCAATTCAGGAAAATAAATTTTTTCAAAAAGATTCCGTTAAAAATGTTGTTTTGTGGAAGCAGGGGCAAGCCTTATACAAACTTTCCGGAAATGCGGTTTCTTCGGAAACCTTGGCTAAAGAAAATATTTCGGCTCTTATTTACGGAACGGTAAAAGATATTTCAGGCTACATGGTTATAAAAGTAAAACTTGATACGGGTTTAATAGGAATGCCCGTGCATGAGTTTTCGGATGCCGGAAGATATGAGGACGTTGAGCAAATTGTTCAAGCTCTCGCTTATCAAATTTATACGGTAATTCAAAATGCAAAGGAAATAAAAGTTTTTTTTGATGTAACTCCGAAAGAAGCAAAACTTTATATAGATAATAAAGCGGTAACGGATTTTTCAAAGCCTATTGCTCTTCATGCCGGTAAATATACGGTGAGCGCTTCCGCTGAAAATTATGCGGAGGCTTCGAAAGAGATTATTATAGAAAATCAAGAGGCTTATACTTTAAAAATAAGTTTACAAAAAGACGGACAGACTAAGATAGGATTTAATCTTGCGGAAAAAACTCCTCATGTTTTTTTTAAAACACAATATTCCGCAACCGTGCCGGGTATTATAACTATTCCGCGTGTAAAAACAATTTTGGAATTTAATAACGGAGGAGTTCATACCTTCGGTTTATTTGACCCTGAAAAAACCGGACGCAATAATCTTAACGGGGATTTATCTCCTGAATATGTACAAAGTATGATTGTCGATTTGAATAAAAAAAATACTAAGGATTCTATAGAATTACATAGAAAAATTTTATATTGGTCGCTTGCGGCCTTTTATGTAAGTCTTCCCGTTACTATGATTTTAAAATCCAGATTGGATGATAAAATACAATCGTTTAAAGAAGGGAAGTTTCCTTTAACTCAGGATAAGGTAAATGAAATAAATAAGTTCGGTTATATTCAACAGGGGTTTCAATGGGTAACCGTTGCTTTGGGCGTAAATTATTTTATTCAGCTGATTATTTATCTTGTAAAAGCCGACAGAGCATTGCCTCGTCAAATTAAACCCGATATAGTTACTCCCGAATATAAAGTTAAAGAAAAGTTAAACACAAATGAAAATAAAACGGAGATAAAACAAGATGAGCAGGAGTAA
- the prfB gene encoding peptide chain release factor 2 (programmed frameshift), translating to MEEYRTKLVELKNDVNGIWGRLDPVAINAKIAEKEALTLAAGFWNDTKKAEMTMGEIKALKNRIEPWKALIDEIADLEVLIELLDESGDINTAKEVETSYNELYEKYRKLNTLNLLSGEVDKNHAFLHAGAGGTEACDWASMLVRMYLRWCEAHNFKAETIDLIEAEGGIKSVTFQITGEYAFGLLKCETGIHRLVRISPFDSNGKRHTSFTSVFVFPVLDDTIDVDIRPEDLRIDTYRSGGAGGQHVNKTDSAVRITHLPTGIVVACQSQRSQISNRTTAMNVLKARLYNYYEEQKEKENMKFAAEKKDISWGNQIRSYVFQPYTMVKDHRTKYETGNIQAVMNGEIDEFINVFLNTNLENR from the exons ATGGAAGAATATAGGACAAAACTTGTTGAATTAAAAAATGATGTAAACGGAATTTGGGGGCGTCTT GACCCCGTTGCAATAAACGCAAAAATTGCCGAAAAAGAAGCCTTAACGCTTGCAGCCGGTTTTTGGAACGATACTAAAAAGGCTGAAATGACTATGGGAGAAATAAAGGCTTTAAAAAACAGAATTGAACCTTGGAAAGCCCTGATTGATGAAATTGCCGATTTGGAGGTCTTAATCGAACTTTTAGATGAGTCGGGCGATATCAATACGGCAAAAGAGGTTGAAACATCATACAATGAACTTTACGAAAAATACCGAAAACTTAATACTCTTAATTTACTTTCGGGAGAAGTAGATAAAAACCATGCCTTTCTTCATGCCGGAGCGGGAGGAACGGAGGCTTGCGACTGGGCAAGTATGCTGGTGCGTATGTATTTACGCTGGTGTGAAGCTCATAATTTTAAAGCGGAAACAATCGATTTAATAGAGGCTGAAGGCGGAATTAAATCGGTAACTTTTCAAATAACGGGAGAATATGCGTTCGGCCTTTTAAAATGCGAAACGGGTATTCACCGTCTTGTACGCATAAGTCCCTTTGATTCAAACGGGAAAAGACATACTTCTTTTACTTCCGTGTTTGTTTTCCCCGTGCTTGACGATACAATCGATGTTGATATACGCCCCGAAGATTTACGTATAGATACCTACCGTTCGGGAGGGGCTGGCGGACAACACGTAAATAAAACCGATTCCGCAGTGCGAATTACTCATTTGCCCACGGGAATTGTGGTCGCCTGCCAATCGCAGCGAAGCCAAATAAGCAACCGCACTACTGCAATGAACGTTTTAAAAGCCCGGCTGTATAATTATTATGAAGAACAAAAAGAAAAAGAGAATATGAAATTCGCCGCCGAAAAAAAAGATATTTCGTGGGGAAATCAGATTCGTTCTTACGTTTTTCAACCGTACACTATGGTAAAGGACCACAGAACAAAATACGAAACGGGAAATATCCAAGCCGTTATGAACGGTGAAATAGATGAGTTTATAAATGTGTTTTTAAACACGAACCTTGAAAATAGATAA
- a CDS encoding CRISPR-associated protein Cas2 has protein sequence MFVSVVIDPGGKETASNLAEVLTSNGFERVQRACWESVTMSDEGLITLKQDIDRVTDYYDVVRLYQYPVQDVLAITTLYKKKWRRVLVRPPAK, from the coding sequence ATGTTTGTTTCAGTTGTTATAGATCCGGGAGGTAAAGAAACAGCATCAAACCTTGCCGAGGTTTTAACTTCCAACGGTTTTGAGCGCGTTCAGCGTGCTTGCTGGGAATCGGTAACGATGAGCGATGAAGGGCTTATTACTTTAAAGCAGGATATCGACAGGGTTACCGACTATTATGATGTTGTCCGTCTTTATCAATATCCCGTACAGGACGTTTTGGCGATTACTACGCTTTATAAAAAAAAGTGGAGGCGGGTTTTGGTGCGTCCGCCTGCAAAATAA
- a CDS encoding HPF/RaiA family ribosome-associated protein: protein MNINTQAVKFTMDENQKKYVEQKFKRIEYAEDLITDIQCFIKLDKKFIYDTTINFRWGGTAHISSENYEFEAGINKMMDIIDQKVKKEKDKIQEKK, encoded by the coding sequence ATGAATATAAACACTCAAGCCGTAAAATTTACCATGGACGAAAATCAAAAAAAATATGTCGAGCAAAAATTTAAAAGAATCGAATATGCCGAAGATTTGATAACCGATATCCAGTGTTTTATAAAACTGGATAAAAAATTCATCTATGATACAACCATTAACTTCAGATGGGGCGGAACAGCACATATTTCTTCCGAAAATTATGAGTTTGAAGCAGGTATAAATAAAATGATGGATATAATCGACCAAAAGGTAAAAAAAGAAAAAGATAAAATTCAAGAGAAAAAATAA
- a CDS encoding methyl-accepting chemotaxis protein, giving the protein MNKRISIRTRLLIIFGILIAVATFILGFIAMQLTKKAVTEKVIEHLTDKAKDTAEVIDGRITAFFQFLEGVARAPILRNKELSYREKTAYLKKEAAFNNQIINLHLCDLSGNRHLDNGETNFIGDRPWYISAKGGKNFLNEPINSRLTGEFIVAFAVPVYDYDRNVSYVLLATCPANWLSENIKNITVGQNGYCYILGVDGTVIAHRNFDFVLNRNNSSNMVKNNSSLVSLANFESSALKNTDSTFGYYTYEGISNIASHAIIKSTNWTVIVKAPVEEFMGTIQTLRNSMYGISIVIFIATLCVVFIVSHAIVKPIVNVVTALKNIAQGEGDLTVRLPLHGNNEITDLAGYFNQTIQKIGASVKEVESNTAVMEEVGGELASNMTETASAVHQISANIDGIKQQTLTQAASVTETAATIEQIIRTIKQLNGNIENQAASVAESSSAVEQMVANIGSITQTLETTNEVVKNLASATEDGKKSIITSNNVTRKIAEESGGLLEASSVIQHIASQTNLLAMNAAIEAAHAGEAGKGFAVVADEIRKLAEESSIQGKTITAVLKTLSGEIEALSEASKTAEEKFNVIFDLSEQVKTMSGKLMEAMQEQEHGSREVLTAIKDINTVTAEVSDGSAEMLRGGENVAEEMRKLDSLTRVITDSMNEMASGAVQISNAVQEVSEITQKNKQSIENLADEVGKFKV; this is encoded by the coding sequence ATGAACAAAAGGATTTCTATCAGAACAAGACTTTTAATTATCTTCGGTATATTGATTGCAGTAGCAACATTTATACTGGGATTTATCGCAATGCAGCTTACAAAAAAAGCCGTTACGGAAAAAGTTATTGAGCATTTGACCGATAAGGCGAAGGATACGGCGGAAGTTATTGACGGACGGATTACAGCCTTCTTTCAATTTCTTGAAGGTGTAGCACGGGCTCCTATCCTGCGCAATAAGGAACTGTCTTATCGGGAAAAAACCGCATATTTAAAAAAAGAAGCGGCCTTTAATAATCAGATAATAAATTTACATTTATGCGATTTAAGCGGCAACCGCCATCTTGATAACGGAGAAACGAATTTTATAGGAGACCGCCCTTGGTATATTTCCGCCAAAGGAGGTAAAAACTTTTTAAACGAACCTATAAACTCCCGCCTTACGGGAGAATTTATTGTAGCATTTGCAGTTCCGGTTTATGATTACGACCGCAATGTATCCTATGTCCTGCTTGCCACCTGTCCTGCAAACTGGCTCTCCGAAAATATTAAAAATATTACGGTAGGACAAAACGGCTATTGCTATATTTTAGGTGTGGACGGAACCGTTATTGCTCACAGAAATTTCGACTTTGTATTAAACAGAAATAATTCATCAAATATGGTAAAAAACAACAGCAGCCTTGTTTCACTTGCAAATTTCGAATCAAGTGCTTTAAAAAATACCGACTCGACTTTCGGCTATTATACTTATGAAGGAATTTCCAATATTGCTTCCCATGCGATTATAAAATCTACAAATTGGACGGTTATAGTAAAAGCGCCGGTAGAAGAATTTATGGGAACAATACAAACCTTACGCAATTCCATGTACGGTATAAGTATAGTAATTTTTATCGCCACTTTATGTGTTGTATTTATTGTCTCGCATGCAATTGTAAAACCCATAGTAAATGTTGTAACGGCACTTAAAAATATAGCCCAAGGAGAAGGAGATTTAACTGTACGGCTGCCGTTACACGGTAATAATGAAATTACTGACCTTGCCGGATATTTTAACCAAACTATACAAAAAATAGGAGCTTCGGTTAAAGAGGTTGAATCAAATACGGCCGTAATGGAAGAAGTCGGAGGAGAGCTTGCAAGCAATATGACTGAAACCGCAAGCGCCGTTCATCAAATAAGTGCAAATATAGACGGAATAAAACAACAAACCCTTACACAGGCTGCAAGCGTTACGGAAACTGCGGCTACCATAGAACAAATTATCCGCACTATAAAACAGCTTAACGGTAATATCGAAAATCAGGCGGCGTCCGTAGCCGAATCCTCTTCCGCAGTTGAACAAATGGTTGCAAATATAGGTTCTATTACGCAAACTTTGGAAACAACAAACGAAGTAGTTAAAAACCTCGCTTCGGCAACGGAAGACGGAAAAAAATCGATAATAACTTCAAATAATGTAACCCGGAAAATTGCGGAAGAATCGGGAGGTCTATTGGAGGCAAGTTCCGTTATTCAGCATATCGCAAGCCAGACAAATTTACTTGCAATGAACGCGGCTATTGAAGCCGCCCATGCCGGAGAAGCCGGAAAGGGTTTCGCCGTTGTTGCGGACGAAATACGTAAACTTGCCGAAGAATCAAGTATACAGGGAAAAACCATAACAGCCGTTTTAAAAACCCTGTCCGGCGAAATTGAAGCCTTATCGGAGGCTTCCAAAACGGCGGAAGAAAAATTTAATGTAATTTTCGATTTATCGGAGCAGGTAAAAACTATGAGCGGAAAACTTATGGAAGCCATGCAAGAGCAGGAACACGGAAGCCGCGAAGTTTTAACCGCAATTAAGGATATTAACACGGTTACGGCGGAAGTCAGCGACGGTTCGGCGGAAATGCTGCGCGGCGGGGAAAATGTAGCCGAAGAAATGAGAAAACTTGACAGTCTTACTCGTGTAATTACCGACAGTATGAATGAAATGGCGTCGGGAGCGGTACAAATAAGCAACGCCGTACAGGAAGTAAGCGAAATTACACAAAAAAATAAGCAAAGTATAGAAAACCTTGCAGATGAGGTAGGAAAGTTTAAAGTATAG
- a CDS encoding TlpA disulfide reductase family protein produces MKHSKIILAVLICAVIFGSCSKSEEMKPMEDSMSMNDNASSTAAPKEMEASASKSTVLEFSTIDLDGNTVTNEIFSKYDLTLVNVWGTFCGPCKVELPALEAAYKEYAKKNCNVIAITIDLSKEDTSTLDLAKEIWKDSGCTFKALYSVPEFAAVTDTLTGVPTSFFVDKKGAIVKGSFHTGALDLEGFKKFFDKHLGMMMK; encoded by the coding sequence ATGAAACACAGTAAAATTATCTTAGCGGTATTGATTTGTGCCGTAATTTTCGGGTCGTGCTCAAAATCTGAAGAAATGAAACCTATGGAAGACTCTATGTCCATGAACGATAATGCTTCTTCAACTGCAGCACCTAAGGAAATGGAAGCTTCGGCTTCAAAATCGACGGTTTTGGAATTTTCCACAATCGATTTGGACGGAAACACCGTAACAAACGAAATCTTTTCCAAATATGACCTTACACTTGTAAACGTTTGGGGAACATTTTGCGGCCCTTGCAAGGTAGAACTTCCCGCTCTTGAAGCCGCATACAAAGAATATGCAAAAAAGAATTGTAACGTAATAGCCATTACTATTGACCTTTCCAAAGAAGATACTTCCACGCTCGATTTGGCAAAAGAAATTTGGAAGGATTCAGGCTGTACATTTAAAGCCTTATATTCCGTACCGGAATTCGCAGCGGTTACCGATACTCTTACGGGAGTTCCTACAAGCTTTTTTGTAGATAAAAAAGGTGCAATCGTTAAAGGTTCTTTCCATACGGGAGCCTTGGACCTTGAAGGTTTTAAAAAATTCTTTGACAAGCATTTAGGTATGATGATGAAATAA
- a CDS encoding GNAT family N-acetyltransferase, which yields MIRLAQTEDIPRIAEINIAGWRHAYIDIVPNEFLFKELSVLKTVKKLEENFMSEKIRYVYEDDKDKIIKGMCIAGNCRDDDTVEGFELMAIYIEPAFIRCGIGTEFIKHFEKTAQMQNKRELYIWCLEKNRNARAFYEKFGYKLDGKTKMLDKIKALEVRYKKILNL from the coding sequence ATGATAAGATTGGCACAAACTGAAGATATCCCCAGAATTGCCGAAATAAATATAGCGGGCTGGCGACATGCGTATATAGACATTGTTCCGAATGAATTTTTATTTAAAGAATTGTCAGTTTTAAAAACCGTTAAAAAGTTGGAAGAAAATTTTATGTCGGAAAAAATTCGGTATGTTTATGAAGACGATAAGGATAAAATAATTAAGGGAATGTGTATAGCAGGGAACTGCCGAGATGATGATACGGTTGAAGGCTTTGAACTTATGGCAATTTATATCGAACCCGCTTTTATTCGCTGCGGTATAGGTACGGAATTTATTAAACATTTTGAAAAGACGGCTCAAATGCAAAATAAGCGTGAATTATATATTTGGTGCCTTGAAAAAAATCGAAATGCAAGAGCTTTTTATGAAAAGTTCGGATATAAATTAGACGGAAAAACAAAAATGCTTGATAAGATAAAGGCTTTAGAAGTCAGATATAAGAAAATTTTAAACTTATAA
- the fusA gene encoding elongation factor G produces the protein MAFSTDKIRTLAVAGHGQSGKTSLIEHLLFSAGVISKPETTDSGKTVTDYTQEEIERKISIYSSLVNLEKDDKLVNLWDTPGASDFIGEVIAAFRSSEAAIIVLDGRSGVQIETIKYWRDLDRRNKPRLVFANKMDEDRADFDNCITDVKKQFSVDVFPVTIPMGKGAEFTGVVDVLHGIAYKFENGKEVEIPIPEEYKDKYKEALEVLGGAAAEGDEELLVKFIDEGELSPEEISRGLTLAMKDNRIVPLFAGSALKNSGLTSLLRFITEIMPSPEGSLERSIDKEGNETSVKLEENSPLSAIVIKTSNDQFSGRLSYIKVITGKLSADTEVYNLREQKKERIGKIYKPCGKKLNEIKELFAGDIGVLVKLANTKTNDTLAYSADAVPFVRLRTPEPIYSLAVSATDKKNDDKVSEQLFKACEEDMTLSFAFNSETRQNVLSGMGDLHTSIVLDKIQKQSKIELQTSIPRIAYRETVNRKSQAEYTHKKQSGGHGQFGRVVLSIEPLPRGEHYKFTNAIYGGAISKGYIPGVEKGILEAMQNGVSAGYPVVDVAVTVLDGKEHPVDSSELAFKIAARNAFKDAMRNAGPILLEPIMNLTVFVENNYLGDIMSDLSSRRGRILGQSSPASGIEEIRAQVPHKELLRYAIDLRSMTSGTGSFEMSFDHYDPISGKVADEVIAEAKAFMEEQEE, from the coding sequence ATGGCATTTTCAACCGATAAAATCAGAACGTTAGCCGTTGCCGGACACGGTCAATCCGGTAAAACAAGTCTTATAGAGCATTTGCTTTTTTCGGCAGGAGTAATAAGTAAACCCGAAACGACGGATTCGGGAAAAACCGTTACCGATTATACTCAAGAAGAAATAGAGCGCAAAATTTCCATTTATTCTTCATTGGTTAATTTGGAAAAAGACGATAAACTGGTAAATCTTTGGGATACGCCCGGCGCTTCGGATTTTATCGGAGAAGTAATAGCCGCTTTCCGCTCATCGGAAGCCGCAATAATTGTTTTGGACGGACGTTCGGGCGTTCAAATTGAAACAATAAAGTATTGGCGAGACTTGGACCGCCGCAATAAACCCCGCCTTGTTTTTGCAAATAAAATGGACGAAGACAGAGCCGATTTCGATAACTGCATTACCGATGTAAAAAAACAGTTTTCGGTGGACGTTTTCCCCGTAACAATTCCGATGGGGAAGGGGGCGGAGTTTACAGGCGTTGTAGATGTACTTCACGGTATTGCTTATAAATTTGAAAACGGAAAAGAAGTTGAAATTCCCATACCTGAAGAGTATAAAGATAAATATAAGGAAGCTCTTGAAGTTTTGGGAGGAGCCGCGGCAGAAGGCGATGAAGAGCTTTTGGTAAAATTTATAGATGAAGGGGAGCTTTCCCCGGAAGAAATATCCCGCGGATTAACGCTTGCTATGAAAGATAACAGAATTGTACCTCTTTTTGCAGGTTCCGCATTAAAAAATTCGGGGCTTACCTCCCTTTTGCGCTTTATTACGGAAATAATGCCGTCTCCTGAAGGCAGCCTTGAGCGCAGTATAGATAAAGAAGGAAACGAAACTTCCGTTAAACTTGAAGAAAATTCGCCTCTTTCCGCAATTGTCATAAAAACCTCCAACGACCAATTTTCGGGAAGGCTTTCATATATAAAGGTAATTACGGGAAAACTTTCGGCGGACACCGAAGTGTATAATTTACGCGAGCAGAAAAAGGAACGTATCGGTAAAATTTATAAGCCTTGCGGAAAAAAACTTAATGAAATAAAAGAGCTTTTTGCAGGGGATATAGGCGTTTTGGTAAAACTTGCAAATACAAAAACCAATGATACGCTTGCATATTCCGCCGATGCCGTTCCGTTTGTACGCCTTAGAACTCCCGAGCCGATTTATTCGCTTGCGGTTTCCGCAACCGATAAGAAAAACGATGATAAGGTAAGCGAACAGCTTTTTAAAGCCTGCGAAGAAGATATGACTCTTTCATTTGCCTTTAACTCCGAAACAAGGCAAAACGTACTTTCGGGAATGGGAGATTTACATACAAGTATTGTTTTGGATAAAATTCAAAAGCAGTCTAAAATTGAGTTACAAACTTCAATTCCGCGTATTGCTTACCGTGAAACAGTTAATAGAAAATCCCAAGCGGAGTATACGCATAAAAAGCAATCTGGCGGACACGGACAGTTCGGGCGGGTAGTTTTGTCTATAGAGCCTCTTCCGCGCGGTGAACATTATAAATTTACAAATGCGATTTACGGCGGAGCTATTTCTAAAGGCTATATCCCGGGCGTGGAAAAAGGTATTTTGGAAGCTATGCAAAACGGAGTTTCGGCCGGTTATCCTGTTGTTGATGTTGCGGTAACGGTTCTTGACGGAAAAGAACACCCCGTCGATTCTTCGGAATTGGCATTTAAAATAGCCGCCCGCAATGCCTTTAAAGATGCTATGCGCAATGCAGGCCCCATTCTTCTTGAGCCCATTATGAATTTAACGGTATTTGTAGAAAACAATTACCTCGGGGATATAATGAGCGATTTATCTTCAAGGCGCGGAAGAATTTTAGGGCAATCTTCTCCTGCAAGCGGAATTGAAGAAATCAGAGCGCAAGTTCCCCATAAAGAGCTTTTACGTTATGCAATAGATTTACGTTCAATGACAAGCGGTACGGGTTCGTTTGAAATGTCATTCGATCACTACGACCCTATTTCCGGCAAGGTTGCCGATGAGGTAATTGCGGAAGCGAAAGCGTTTATGGAAGAACAGGAGGAGTAG